CATTCCCAGAACTACGGTCGAATGTCCCATCGAAAAGAAAAGCCCTGTTCCTATCTGTTTTCTACCGTCGTTTACAAATTTTCTAGTAACATTATCGATCGCGGCAATATGGTCGGCATCCATGGCATGCTTTAACCCTAATAGAAAAGCAAGAGAACCTAAAGCCAGAAATGCCGGATTATTATAAGATAATACTAAAAGAACTCCCCAGCATGCTATTATAAATAGTATGAGAAAGGAATACATCAAAACAATTTTCGATTTGAAAGAATTGTTGCTTAAAAGATTTCTTAACATTTTGGACCTCCCGCCAAATTCGATTAATTTAATTTAATAAATTCTAAAAGTAGGTCTTCCGGCTTGAGGAATGTAACTTTTAAAGCCTTCCCGGATAACTGCCTCCAGTGGCTATAATTTTAAAAGCGTTTATCCTCTTACGGCTGCGGGTACAGCTCATGAATCTCGCATGATTCCCTTGGCACTTTTTAGAATGACAAAAACTCAATTTATAGTATGATTTTATACCCCCTTTAAAAAATTGTCAAACGACCGAAAGTTCACATATATTAAAAAAAATCAAAGGGTCTAAACTTGCCCCGCCTACCAGCGCCCCGTCGATATGCTTTTTGGCGATAAGCTCTTTTATATTCGATTCCGTGACGCTTCCGCCGTATATAATCCTTAGCTCGCCTATCAAAAAATTTGCGTTAACATAATCATAAATAAACCTGTGCATTTCCTCGCCGTCGTCAGGTTTTATAGGAATCCCCGTCCCTATGGCCCAAATCGGCTCGTAAGCAATTATTAACGAGGAAGTCTTTTTGCCCTTTATTGAATTTAATGCTATATTCAGCTGGTTTTTAACAAAATTTTCGTGTTCGTTTTTATTTCTGATTTCCAAATTTTCCCCGACGCATAATATCGGGGTTATCCCCTTATTATTATAAACCGCGCTTATTTTTTTAGCTATCAGTTCATCGCTTTCATTAAAAATATTGCGCCTTTCCGAATGTCCGATTATAGCATAAACACAGCCGCAGCTCTTAATCATATCCAACGAAATTTCGCCGGTATATGCTCCGTTTTTTTCGTAATAAATATTTTGGGAAGAAAGTTTTATAAAATCACCTAACGGCTTAATTATTCTATAAGTTTCGCAAAGCGCGGTAAAAGGCGGGGCAAAAATTATTTCCGCATCGTCGAAAGAATTTTTGTTTTTTAATTTATTTATATTTCTAGCAAAGATATCGAAATAGTCTTCTATATCTTTGTTTGTTTTATTCATTTTAAAATTTGCAGCGATTATGTTCTTCTTCATTACTTTGCATAACATAAAAGGTATCAGATTTAAAATCTGATACCTTTTATGCACCTTTTTATGTTTACAAATTAATCAAAACATCATGGCATCTGTCGCAAACATCGTTATAATCGGTATGTTTCCCCACGCTTGCGTCATATTTCCAGCAGCGCGCGCACTTTTCCCCTTCGGCTTTTTCCACGACGGCTTCGGTAATATTAAAATCCGCCATGGTGTTCCGTTCTATCGCAACTCCCGAAACTATAAATAAATCTTTCAGGGCTTCGGCTTTAACCCCGTTCAGTAAATCGTAATCCTCGTTACTTGCCTTTAAAATAACCTTTGCTTCCAGCGAACTCCCGATAAACTTTTTATCCCTTGCCTTTTCGAGGCTTGATAACACGACATCCCTTATCCCGATTAATTTATCGAATTTTTCCGCAATCTCAAAATTTACATAAGATTCGGCAGGTTCATCAAGCTGTTCGAGGAAAATATCGTCAAGTTTTCCCGATTTCCTAAAATATCCCCATGCTTCGGACGCGCTGAAAGGCATTATGGGCGCCAGAAATTTGACGAAAATATTTAACGAAAAGTGCAGGACCGATTGAACCGCTCTTCTTTTAACGGAATTTTTGGCATCCGTATAAAGTATATCTTTAACGATATCGAGATAAAAGGAAGAAAACTCTATAATAAATTTATATGTATTTTGATAAACTAAGTGAAAATCGTAGTTTGAATAGTGCCTGATAAGGTTTTGGGATAAAAGGACTAACCTGTGAAGAGCATATTTGTCGATATCCCCCATATTTTCATATTTAACGGCATCTCGCCCATCGTCGAAATCGTTTAAATTTCCAAGCATAAACCGCAATGTATTTCTTATCTTCCTGTATCCTTCCGAAAGCCTCTGGATTATCTCCTGCGATATTCTCATATCGTTTTTATAGTCTTCCGATGCCGCCCAAAGCCTTAATATATCGGCGCCGTACTTGTTTATAATCTCGTCGGGGCTTATGACATTACCCAGAGACTTTGACATCTTTTTTCCTGAACTGTCAACCACAAAACCATGGGTTAAAACCGTTTTATAAGGCGCGCCGTCGCCTGTTCCGACCCCTATCAGAAGGCTTGAATGGAACCAGCCCCTATGCTGGTCGGAACCCTCTAAATATAAGTCAGCGGGAAAAGCAAAAGCATTGCCCTTTAATTCTTTATCGTTTTTTAACACGCAGTAATAGCTAACCCCGCTATCGAACCAGACATCGAGTATATCTTCTTCCTTTTCAAATTCCTTCGAACCGCACTTTTTGCATTTAACCTCTTTTTCGCTTAAGTTTATAAAATAATCCGCCGGTTTATCGAACCATAAATCCGCCCCGTATTTCTCGAACTCGCCCGCTATTTTAAGTGTTAAATCGTAATCTATAAACGCCTCGCCGCAATTTTTGCAATAAAATGCCGTTATAGGAACGCCCCATGACCTCTGCCTTGAAACGCACCAATCGGGCCTCGTTTCAAGCATGCCGGAAATTCTGTCTATGCCCCATTTCGGAATCCAGTTAACGGATTCTACTGCCTTAAGGGATTTATCCCTTAAGTTATTAATGCCCATGGAAATGAACCACTGTTTTGTTGACCTTAAAATTACAGGATTTTTACACCTCCAGCAGTGCGGGTAAGAATGGTCTATCTTTTCTTCGAGAACCAAAGCGCCTGCTTCTTTAAGCTTTTCTATCACATGAGGATTCGATTCGAATACATGCATCCCCGCAAATGTATCCACATCTTTTAAAAATCTCCCCTCGTTATTGACGGGGGCGTAAGCCGGAAGGTTGTATTTAAGGCCGACAGCGTAGTCGTCGTCCCCGTGTCCCGGCGCCGTATGAACAAGCCCTGTTCCCGCATCTTTTTTAACATGCGAACCCAGTATTAACAACGAATCTCTATTTATAAACGGATGTGCCGCAATTTTATTTTCCAAATTTTTACCGTTTGTTTTCGCTATAACCCTATAATCAAGATACCCGAATTTTTTCATTAATTCATCCGCAAGGCTTTCTTCGAGGATAAAAATCTCTCCTCCGTTGTCAACAAAAGAATATTCGAAGTCGGGATTTAAAGATATGGCAAGATTTGACGGGATAGTCCACGGCGTAGTAGTCCAGATTACCGCAAAAATATCCTTTTCGCCTATCTCGGCATAATTAATAATATCTCCTAAGTTAGATTTGATTCTAAACTTGACATAAATCGAAGGGGACGACTTCTGGGCATATTCGACTTCCGCCTCCGCAAGAGCGGTTTTGCAGGATGAACACCAGTAAATCGGTTTATTTGCCCTGTAAAGCCCGCCGTTTTTGATGAAATCCGCCAGCTTTCTAACGGTGTTTGCTTCATAGGAATAGTTCATCGTAAGATAAGGGTCGTCATATCTGCCGATGCTTCCAAGTCTTTTGAACTCCTGCCTTTGAACATCCACAAACCTGCCGGCGTATTCGCGGCAAAGTTTTCTCTTTTCGCTCTTTGAAATAGAATCTTTAGACTTTAAAGTTTTATCGACATTGTGTTCGATCGGAAGCCCGTGGCAATCCCAGCCGGGGATAAACGGCGCGTTGTACCCCGACATCAGTTTAAACCTGACTATTATATCCTTCAATATTTTATTTAAAGCCGTTCCCAGATGAATATGCCCGTTGGCATAAGGGGGGCCGTCATGAAGAATAAATGTTTTTGACCTGTTTTGCGCCTGTTTTATAAGGTTCTCGTAAAGCTTATTTTCTTCCCATTCCCGAAGGAGTTTTTCCTCGGTAACTTTCAAATTTGCCTTCATGGGGAAATCGGTCTTCGGAAGGTTCAAGCTGTCTTTATAATCCATAATAGTTCCTGTAATTTGTCATTACCGCGAAAGCGGGAAAGTTCCGAAGGAACTTCACGAGCACCGTCAGGTGCGAGAGCGAAGCGGTAATCCGGAAATTAAATTTTAGTTATTAAATCTTTATTTACGCAATTCGTTAAATCGCCGCTATTTAGCCAGCCGTTTATATTTTCGGCGCAAATGCGGGAAATATCCGCGATAGACTCGAAGGTTGCCCCGCCGATATGGGGCGTTGCGATAACATTAAAGTGAAATATTTCATCGCTTATATGCACCGGCTCTTTCCAGAATACATCAAGCCCGGCCCCTTTAATCTTTCCGCTTTTTAATCCTTTTATAAGCGCGCCTTTATCGATTAAACCCGCCCTTCCGACATTTATTATAAACGAACCGTTTTTCATTAAACCTATCGCCTCGTCGTTAATCAAGTTTTGGGTATTTTCGGCCAGAGGGACGGCAAGAATAAGATAATCGACCAACGGCAAAACCTTTTTAAAGTCGCCTTCTACCGTGCCGGCAAATTTAATGCCCATATTTTTCGCGTAATCCGCCCCGGGTTTGCTATGCTTTAAACCGTAAATTTCGGCGCCTACTGCTTTTAATATTTTGATAATTTCAAGCCCGATTCCCCCAAGCCCGACGATCCCAAATTTTTTTCCGGAAATGCTGTGTCCCATAGGCTCGTTTGCAACACCGTGATTAATCGAGTTTACGCATCCGTTATAATTTCTTGCAAGCGCAAGAATAAAAAACAGGGACAGCTCCGCAACCGAAACGGCGTTATAGGTACCGACCGTCGGAGCGTTAAATACAAGCACCCCTCTTTTAGAGGCGTAATCCATATCTACATTCTCGTATCCAATCCCGAACTGCTGAATTAACTTAACATTACCAAGGGATAAAATATCCTCGCCTATACCGATACCTGCATTTACGATTAAAATTAATTCGTCTTTTAAATTAGAATCATTTGCCTTTTTAATATCGTTTAAAAAATCGTCCTTCCCTGTATAATGTGTTACATTATGTCCCGAAAGAT
This is a stretch of genomic DNA from Candidatus Acidulodesulfobacterium ferriphilum. It encodes these proteins:
- a CDS encoding triose-phosphate isomerase, which produces MKKNIIAANFKMNKTNKDIEDYFDIFARNINKLKNKNSFDDAEIIFAPPFTALCETYRIIKPLGDFIKLSSQNIYYEKNGAYTGEISLDMIKSCGCVYAIIGHSERRNIFNESDELIAKKISAVYNNKGITPILCVGENLEIRNKNEHENFVKNQLNIALNSIKGKKTSSLIIAYEPIWAIGTGIPIKPDDGEEMHRFIYDYVNANFLIGELRIIYGGSVTESNIKELIAKKHIDGALVGGASLDPLIFFNICELSVV
- a CDS encoding isoleucine--tRNA ligase; this translates as MDYKDSLNLPKTDFPMKANLKVTEEKLLREWEENKLYENLIKQAQNRSKTFILHDGPPYANGHIHLGTALNKILKDIIVRFKLMSGYNAPFIPGWDCHGLPIEHNVDKTLKSKDSISKSEKRKLCREYAGRFVDVQRQEFKRLGSIGRYDDPYLTMNYSYEANTVRKLADFIKNGGLYRANKPIYWCSSCKTALAEAEVEYAQKSSPSIYVKFRIKSNLGDIINYAEIGEKDIFAVIWTTTPWTIPSNLAISLNPDFEYSFVDNGGEIFILEESLADELMKKFGYLDYRVIAKTNGKNLENKIAAHPFINRDSLLILGSHVKKDAGTGLVHTAPGHGDDDYAVGLKYNLPAYAPVNNEGRFLKDVDTFAGMHVFESNPHVIEKLKEAGALVLEEKIDHSYPHCWRCKNPVILRSTKQWFISMGINNLRDKSLKAVESVNWIPKWGIDRISGMLETRPDWCVSRQRSWGVPITAFYCKNCGEAFIDYDLTLKIAGEFEKYGADLWFDKPADYFINLSEKEVKCKKCGSKEFEKEEDILDVWFDSGVSYYCVLKNDKELKGNAFAFPADLYLEGSDQHRGWFHSSLLIGVGTGDGAPYKTVLTHGFVVDSSGKKMSKSLGNVISPDEIINKYGADILRLWAASEDYKNDMRISQEIIQRLSEGYRKIRNTLRFMLGNLNDFDDGRDAVKYENMGDIDKYALHRLVLLSQNLIRHYSNYDFHLVYQNTYKFIIEFSSFYLDIVKDILYTDAKNSVKRRAVQSVLHFSLNIFVKFLAPIMPFSASEAWGYFRKSGKLDDIFLEQLDEPAESYVNFEIAEKFDKLIGIRDVVLSSLEKARDKKFIGSSLEAKVILKASNEDYDLLNGVKAEALKDLFIVSGVAIERNTMADFNITEAVVEKAEGEKCARCWKYDASVGKHTDYNDVCDRCHDVLINL
- a CDS encoding lactate dehydrogenase, whose product is MNIVAILRSREMFGILKPYLSGHNVTHYTGKDDFLNDIKKANDSNLKDELILIVNAGIGIGEDILSLGNVKLIQQFGIGYENVDMDYASKRGVLVFNAPTVGTYNAVSVAELSLFFILALARNYNGCVNSINHGVANEPMGHSISGKKFGIVGLGGIGLEIIKILKAVGAEIYGLKHSKPGADYAKNMGIKFAGTVEGDFKKVLPLVDYLILAVPLAENTQNLINDEAIGLMKNGSFIINVGRAGLIDKGALIKGLKSGKIKGAGLDVFWKEPVHISDEIFHFNVIATPHIGGATFESIADISRICAENINGWLNSGDLTNCVNKDLITKI